In Vagococcus hydrophili, one DNA window encodes the following:
- a CDS encoding CGNR zinc finger domain-containing protein: MTEIFPNITNNMALNFLNTRLFRNGKMVEIIQSVECLKAWSEVPMDDNESYNTQLSIFNTFVENMDELKPIISFRSELYHLLTSYLRNELTESDLKNRIEEATLNNPFSLIFVDKKVIYVPAVSGIEGIQSLIYLSLSELIESGDINKLSHCANEGCPLLFINKNGRRKWCSMKICGNRAKVERFESKKTNS, encoded by the coding sequence ATGACAGAAATTTTTCCGAATATTACTAACAATATGGCTCTAAATTTTTTAAATACTCGTCTGTTTAGAAATGGAAAAATGGTTGAGATTATCCAATCTGTTGAGTGTTTAAAAGCATGGTCTGAGGTACCTATGGATGATAACGAATCATATAATACTCAACTTTCTATTTTTAATACATTCGTAGAAAATATGGATGAGCTCAAACCAATTATTAGTTTTAGATCGGAGCTCTATCACCTACTTACTAGTTACTTAAGGAATGAACTAACTGAAAGTGATTTAAAGAATAGGATTGAAGAGGCAACCCTTAACAATCCCTTTTCATTGATTTTTGTAGATAAAAAGGTGATTTACGTTCCTGCCGTTAGTGGAATAGAAGGTATCCAATCATTAATTTATTTATCTCTTTCTGAACTTATCGAATCAGGAGATATCAATAAACTGAGTCACTGTGCCAATGAAGGGTGCCCACTCTTATTTATTAATAAGAATGGTAGAAGAAAATGGTGTTCTATGAAAATATGTGGAAATCGGGCTAAAGTAGAACGATTTGAAAGTAAAAAAACGAATAGTTAG
- a CDS encoding VanZ family protein, which produces MLSLALAFIILTIYNYKQQKTLFKIMHYKEINHYVIGYGMMLYLMIMLKEIIGFPSLSNWQRVLNVQGNIFDPNINIIPFGTGMLHSDYLNILMFIPLGFILPLMWSKYRSFKETLKYAFFLSLFIELSQLFTRFRATDINDLITNTLGAVIGWLIYLALSKLILKKVTPIPLFQSSKFFSFEPKMYVLIAAVCSFLS; this is translated from the coding sequence ATGTTAAGTCTAGCCTTAGCTTTTATCATTTTAACAATATACAACTATAAACAACAAAAAACACTATTCAAAATCATGCATTATAAGGAAATTAATCATTATGTGATTGGGTATGGCATGATGCTTTACCTGATGATTATGCTGAAAGAAATTATCGGTTTTCCTAGTCTATCCAATTGGCAACGAGTTTTAAACGTTCAGGGGAATATTTTTGATCCAAATATCAATATAATTCCTTTTGGTACAGGGATGCTTCATTCGGATTACTTGAATATTTTAATGTTTATACCTTTAGGATTTATTCTGCCACTAATGTGGAGCAAATATCGCTCATTTAAAGAAACATTAAAATATGCTTTTTTTCTATCTCTATTTATTGAACTAAGCCAACTATTTACAAGGTTTAGAGCAACAGACATTAATGATTTAATTACGAATACATTGGGAGCTGTGATTGGTTGGTTAATTTATCTAGCTCTATCTAAATTAATCTTGAAGAAAGTAACTCCGATACCTCTATTTCAATCAAGTAAGTTTTTTTCTTTTGAACCTAAAATGTATGTTTTAATAGCTGCTGTATGTAGCTTTTTAAGTTAG
- a CDS encoding DUF2785 domain-containing protein — MNACVIAVDDEIESKYCQQLTTEEKEYFFNQASLYLRRERNQTGYSTKYGWIHITAHGADFLAASCCHSDFGKERVGEVLKTIESVFKHLQEPLTHQEDRRLAVVILELLENKMLGDEELAEWLGNIKLPLTEVVDYQIQSNFNNFLAAIYFKLETEGQLSENLKIELLTDLKNY, encoded by the coding sequence ATGAATGCTTGTGTAATTGCTGTAGATGATGAGATTGAGAGTAAATACTGTCAACAACTTACAACAGAAGAGAAAGAATACTTTTTTAATCAAGCTAGCCTTTATTTAAGACGCGAAAGAAATCAAACCGGTTACTCGACAAAATATGGTTGGATTCATATCACTGCGCATGGGGCTGATTTTTTAGCAGCTTCATGTTGTCATAGTGATTTCGGCAAGGAAAGAGTAGGTGAGGTTTTAAAAACGATTGAGTCTGTTTTTAAACACCTTCAAGAACCTCTAACACATCAAGAGGATAGAAGACTAGCAGTGGTGATCCTTGAGTTGTTAGAAAATAAAATGTTAGGGGACGAAGAACTTGCTGAGTGGTTAGGGAATATCAAACTACCTTTAACAGAAGTAGTGGATTATCAAATCCAAAGTAACTTTAATAATTTTTTAGCAGCTATTTATTTTAAACTGGAAACAGAAGGTCAATTGTCAGAAAATTTAAAAATTGAATTACTAACTGATTTGAAAAATTACTAA
- a CDS encoding MazG-like family protein, producing MSIKSYQTDILNNKKQQGFNTTNIEKEFLFLYGEVAEAFDAYKKDSDTLGEELADVAIYLLGLSEILNIDLDKEIQKKMETNKKRKYYINSNNYAEEEKTER from the coding sequence ATGAGTATAAAGTCTTATCAAACAGATATTTTGAACAATAAAAAGCAACAAGGTTTCAATACTACTAATATCGAGAAAGAATTTTTGTTCCTTTACGGTGAAGTAGCGGAGGCTTTTGATGCTTATAAAAAAGATAGTGACACTCTAGGTGAAGAATTAGCGGATGTCGCTATCTACTTATTAGGTTTATCAGAGATTCTCAACATTGATTTAGACAAAGAAATTCAAAAGAAGATGGAAACTAATAAAAAGAGAAAATACTATATTAATTCTAATAACTATGCAGAAGAGGAAAAGACAGAACGATGA
- a CDS encoding DUF2812 domain-containing protein, with translation MKKSKSKCRYFSTIDKEETWLNKMILNGWSLIEAPGFGQYKFIPNDALI, from the coding sequence ATGAAAAAGAGTAAAAGTAAATGTAGATATTTTTCAACAATAGATAAAGAAGAAACATGGCTAAATAAAATGATCTTAAATGGATGGAGTCTTATTGAGGCACCGGGTTTTGGTCAATATAAATTTATTCCAAATGATGCGCTGATTTAG
- a CDS encoding putative quinol monooxygenase, whose amino-acid sequence MLLLIAEDFIKVEKISTVLPYYEELVEKTRQEPGCISYELTKDLKNEGHFIFLERWVNEDALTFHTKTEHFKRLVPLIDQHISEKAKYTRMEIIY is encoded by the coding sequence ATGTTACTACTGATTGCTGAAGACTTTATTAAAGTTGAAAAAATTTCAACAGTTCTTCCCTACTATGAAGAATTAGTTGAGAAAACTCGTCAAGAACCCGGTTGTATTTCTTATGAATTAACCAAGGATTTGAAAAATGAAGGGCATTTTATTTTCTTAGAGCGCTGGGTAAATGAAGATGCCCTTACATTTCACACTAAGACTGAACATTTTAAGCGCTTAGTTCCTTTAATTGATCAGCATATTAGTGAAAAAGCGAAATATACACGAATGGAGATAATTTATTAA
- a CDS encoding GNAT family N-acetyltransferase, whose product MANLYDLNQIQLAKLNVINLKKYTLRPLTLEDLLDYHDITSDKEALKYNYPAHKTIDESLIMLVKWHLSSPLGKYGIQLNETNKIIGIISVSLAENGTFCKIGYTMNRQFWRQGITYKTLKKLINLLWLNLSITKIVAHVNKDNQPSIQLLKKLNFTENETSQTQTDKEFILNA is encoded by the coding sequence ATGGCTAATCTATACGACCTAAATCAAATCCAACTAGCAAAATTAAACGTCATTAATCTAAAAAAGTACACTCTAAGACCGCTAACCTTAGAAGATCTACTCGATTATCACGACATAACATCAGATAAAGAAGCTCTTAAATACAACTATCCAGCTCATAAAACGATTGATGAAAGCTTGATAATGCTTGTTAAGTGGCATTTAAGCAGCCCATTAGGTAAATACGGTATACAACTTAATGAAACTAATAAAATTATTGGAATCATCAGTGTTTCTTTAGCTGAAAATGGTACTTTTTGTAAAATTGGTTACACAATGAATCGTCAATTTTGGCGTCAAGGAATTACTTATAAAACCTTAAAAAAATTAATTAACTTATTATGGTTGAACTTATCTATAACGAAAATTGTTGCTCACGTAAATAAAGATAACCAACCAAGTATCCAGCTGCTTAAAAAGTTAAACTTTACAGAAAATGAAACGTCACAGACGCAAACAGATAAAGAATTTATATTGAATGCTTAA
- a CDS encoding DUF2812 domain-containing protein produces MDVREFKNKSERTEYIQFVSDFGWEYIESREQSHKLYFLGQLSENSELFSDDQSKYDREVRSKKKLDVTNLLILIFYVLFFFNEKDKSILFNLKNAFLTPHLFEKTGDGFIQAFLFELPFAILRIIIAFGPFILLMYLIYQSYLVRQSIKKYEKRII; encoded by the coding sequence ATGGATGTTAGAGAGTTTAAAAATAAATCTGAGCGAACGGAATATATTCAATTTGTTAGTGACTTTGGTTGGGAGTATATAGAATCAAGAGAACAAAGTCATAAATTATATTTTTTGGGTCAATTAAGTGAAAATAGTGAGTTGTTTTCTGATGATCAATCTAAATATGATCGAGAAGTAAGATCTAAGAAAAAACTTGATGTGACTAACCTACTAATTTTAATTTTTTATGTACTATTCTTCTTTAATGAAAAAGATAAATCTATCCTGTTTAATCTAAAAAACGCCTTTTTAACACCTCATTTATTTGAAAAGACAGGAGATGGTTTTATACAAGCTTTCTTGTTTGAATTACCTTTTGCAATTTTACGGATTATAATTGCTTTTGGTCCTTTTATTTTATTAATGTACTTAATCTATCAATCATATTTAGTTCGACAATCTATTAAAAAATATGAAAAAAGAATTATATAA
- a CDS encoding HAD family hydrolase: MKEISWICFDVGETLVDEKKSYLNYATRCRHQLATKNIEVSPSTYLKMIENNYKQNEKRPLYATWEAFNSGDQRPKWQHVNESLYPDVRETLHLLSRKYKLGVIANQGVGLKERLTSFEILDYFSLIVSSSDVNIKKPDPEIFKIALEKANVKASSAVYIGDRVDNDMIPAKQLGMKTIRIKQGMAKFQSESLLYPSDFIISDFSELLDIL, encoded by the coding sequence TTGAAAGAAATTTCATGGATTTGTTTCGATGTTGGGGAAACACTAGTTGATGAGAAAAAGAGTTATCTTAACTATGCTACTCGATGTAGGCATCAATTAGCTACAAAAAACATCGAAGTATCACCAAGCACATACTTAAAAATGATTGAAAATAACTACAAACAAAACGAAAAACGCCCATTATACGCTACTTGGGAGGCGTTCAACTCTGGAGACCAACGTCCAAAATGGCAGCATGTAAATGAAAGCCTTTATCCAGATGTAAGAGAAACCTTACATCTGTTATCTCGAAAATATAAATTAGGAGTCATTGCTAATCAGGGGGTAGGATTGAAAGAAAGATTAACTTCTTTTGAAATTCTAGATTACTTCTCACTGATTGTTTCTTCATCAGATGTAAATATAAAGAAACCTGATCCAGAAATTTTTAAGATTGCGCTAGAGAAAGCTAATGTAAAAGCTTCATCTGCTGTCTACATTGGGGATCGTGTTGATAATGATATGATTCCTGCTAAACAATTGGGAATGAAAACTATTAGAATTAAACAAGGTATGGCAAAGTTTCAATCAGAAAGTTTATTATATCCTTCTGATTTTATTATTAGTGATTTTAGCGAATTGTTAGATATTCTTTAA
- a CDS encoding HIT family protein gives MKWYENRIKSAQNGTNPMLIKELKGGFLVFGDVQFLPGYCVLLPKKEIHSLNDLSLQERSLFLLDMSIIGDALIEVLKPLRINYDILGNTDNYLHAHIFPRYQWEDEQRRKMPVWLYDSSNWSNPETAYQPSKHDEIRKNILAYLEQNYDELSD, from the coding sequence ATGAAATGGTATGAAAATCGAATTAAATCAGCTCAAAACGGAACAAATCCCATGCTTATTAAAGAGTTAAAAGGTGGTTTTTTAGTATTTGGTGATGTGCAATTTTTACCAGGTTACTGCGTGTTACTTCCGAAAAAAGAAATACATTCTCTAAATGACTTATCTTTACAGGAACGTTCTCTTTTTCTTCTTGATATGTCGATTATTGGTGACGCATTAATTGAGGTTCTAAAACCTTTACGAATCAACTATGACATTCTAGGAAATACAGATAATTACCTCCATGCTCACATCTTTCCGCGTTATCAATGGGAAGATGAACAACGTCGCAAAATGCCTGTTTGGCTTTATGATTCCTCTAATTGGAGCAATCCAGAAACAGCTTATCAACCTAGTAAACATGATGAAATAAGAAAAAATATTCTTGCATATTTGGAACAAAATTATGATGAATTGAGTGATTAA
- a CDS encoding PadR family transcriptional regulator translates to MSRPKLPLTETVFYILVAFKKPTYGYLAIKSIEDMSEGNVRIAAGTMYGAIDNLLKQELIVQVPSEYDRRKMYQTTQLGNEILELEIKRMSHCISVWNKFLVEEC, encoded by the coding sequence ATGAGTAGACCAAAATTACCTTTAACGGAAACGGTTTTTTACATATTAGTAGCTTTTAAAAAGCCAACATATGGTTACTTAGCTATTAAATCTATTGAAGATATGAGCGAAGGTAATGTAAGAATTGCTGCGGGCACAATGTATGGAGCCATTGATAATTTATTAAAACAAGAACTTATTGTGCAAGTTCCTTCAGAATATGACAGAAGAAAAATGTATCAAACGACTCAATTAGGGAATGAAATCTTGGAATTAGAGATTAAAAGAATGTCTCATTGTATATCTGTTTGGAATAAATTTTTAGTAGAGGAGTGCTGA
- a CDS encoding GNAT family N-acetyltransferase: MKITKYQAENRDEVIALIKQTIKTVNKQDYTENQVEAWADFNPETWAKGLENHLAVIVTLEERIVGFADMDDTGYLDHLYVHFDYQRRGVAQLLLSFLEKNHQGKTFTTYASKTAQPFFEVFGYDVIKENQLILRGETFINYYMKKEGGK; this comes from the coding sequence TTGAAGATTACTAAATACCAAGCAGAAAACAGAGATGAAGTTATCGCCCTAATTAAACAAACAATTAAGACAGTCAATAAACAAGATTATACTGAAAATCAAGTAGAAGCGTGGGCTGACTTTAATCCAGAAACATGGGCGAAAGGATTAGAAAACCATCTAGCAGTTATTGTAACTCTAGAGGAACGAATTGTCGGTTTTGCTGATATGGATGACACGGGTTACTTAGATCATTTATATGTTCACTTTGATTATCAAAGAAGAGGCGTCGCGCAGTTGCTACTTTCTTTTTTAGAAAAGAACCATCAAGGAAAGACGTTCACTACTTATGCCTCAAAAACAGCACAACCTTTCTTTGAAGTGTTTGGCTATGATGTTATCAAAGAAAATCAGTTAATCCTTCGCGGGGAAACCTTTATCAATTACTACATGAAAAAAGAAGGTGGCAAGTAA
- the xerS gene encoding tyrosine recombinase XerS — protein sequence MSREKINKLIEIENQNLPWFVKEYLHSKSIVPYSAVTLYEYAKEFRRFFEWLISEEIISAPRTLQIELEDLEELRKEDVELYKSHLMHSPKVGTVKDSRSRSFVTVQRSITALRSLFKYLNTQTETKNNQVYLSQNVFLKIENVKTTKTLQERSRSIEKKLLLDDEAILFLYYIDQDYENTLTSHQAKAAFKRNKIRDLGIIALFLGTGIRLSELVNMQVSDLDTLNLEATVIRKGGFKDIALISSLFIDYIVQYEEARQRLYAPDFQEKALFLTTYKGAAKRIEPSTVEKMVAKYSSSFKTRITPHKLRHTVGTQLYKKTNSLLTVSHQLGQTGTSATAIYTHIVDSEQRDAMNDLWNDNE from the coding sequence ATGAGTCGAGAAAAAATAAATAAACTAATTGAAATCGAAAATCAAAACCTACCTTGGTTTGTTAAAGAATATTTGCACTCTAAGAGTATTGTCCCCTACTCTGCTGTGACTTTATATGAGTATGCTAAAGAGTTTCGTCGCTTTTTTGAATGGCTAATCTCAGAAGAAATCATCTCTGCTCCAAGGACTCTTCAAATTGAGTTAGAGGATTTAGAAGAATTAAGAAAAGAAGATGTGGAATTGTATAAGTCTCATTTAATGCATTCACCAAAAGTTGGGACAGTTAAAGATAGTCGTTCTCGCTCTTTTGTGACGGTTCAACGATCAATCACCGCCCTTCGTTCATTGTTTAAATATTTAAATACGCAAACGGAGACAAAAAACAATCAAGTCTACCTCTCTCAAAACGTGTTTTTAAAGATAGAAAATGTTAAGACGACTAAGACGCTCCAGGAACGCTCACGGAGTATTGAAAAGAAGCTCCTTCTTGATGATGAAGCGATTCTCTTTTTATATTATATTGATCAGGATTATGAAAACACCTTAACGAGCCATCAAGCAAAAGCGGCTTTTAAGCGAAATAAGATTAGAGATTTAGGGATTATTGCGTTGTTTTTAGGAACTGGAATTAGATTATCTGAGTTGGTGAATATGCAAGTCTCCGATTTAGATACCCTAAATTTAGAGGCCACTGTTATTAGAAAAGGTGGATTTAAAGATATTGCTTTAATATCCTCTTTGTTTATTGACTACATCGTTCAATACGAAGAAGCTCGTCAGCGACTTTACGCACCAGATTTTCAAGAGAAAGCTCTATTTTTAACGACCTATAAAGGAGCGGCTAAAAGAATTGAACCTTCGACTGTTGAAAAAATGGTGGCTAAATATTCTAGTTCATTTAAAACGCGAATTACTCCCCATAAATTGAGACACACGGTTGGCACTCAACTCTATAAGAAAACCAATAGCTTATTGACTGTCTCTCATCAGTTAGGACAAACGGGAACAAGTGCCACAGCGATTTACACTCATATAGTGGATTCGGAACAAAGAGATGCGATGAATGATTTGTGGAATGATAACGAATAA
- a CDS encoding GNAT family N-acetyltransferase, with the protein MIKITKSTDNHQESLNQIFEESIPYFLKVEGREPLKPLEDIREQIGNLPASVNITCFTIFFNNEIAGYTWILEESTEFYYVLHFYVKDSLKRQNIGRSTIELLDNLYRQKGINTCQLLVSGSNYLGLKFWTEIGFNKIVYVEASDENSPTSTVEIELERTF; encoded by the coding sequence ATGATAAAAATAACCAAAAGCACAGATAATCATCAAGAAAGTTTAAATCAAATTTTTGAAGAATCTATTCCGTATTTCCTTAAAGTTGAAGGTCGAGAACCTTTAAAACCATTAGAAGATATCAGAGAACAAATTGGAAATCTACCTGCCAGCGTAAATATCACTTGTTTTACTATCTTTTTTAACAATGAAATAGCTGGTTATACATGGATACTTGAAGAAAGTACTGAATTTTATTATGTTCTTCATTTCTATGTAAAAGATAGTTTAAAAAGACAAAATATTGGGCGATCAACTATCGAATTATTAGACAATTTATACCGTCAAAAAGGAATAAATACCTGTCAATTACTCGTTTCTGGTTCTAATTATCTTGGATTAAAATTTTGGACTGAAATCGGTTTCAACAAAATAGTTTATGTAGAAGCTTCCGATGAAAACTCACCAACCAGTACCGTAGAAATTGAATTAGAACGAACTTTTTAG
- a CDS encoding GNAT family N-acetyltransferase: MTIKLVSIDQVTDQQILMFKEPFLKEKELIHGSSGLTTAKDITKWRRQVIKDKENPPTNHVKVTQFVVLNETNDLIGMASFNHTLSAYLQIDGGHIAYSIGMKYRSRGYAKQVLIQVLTYVRKEGLANKVLLTCNQRNTASRSVIISCGGQLTKEVQINQQCIEHYWIEIKNNSNFS; encoded by the coding sequence ATGACAATCAAGTTAGTTAGTATAGATCAGGTAACAGACCAACAAATTTTAATGTTTAAAGAACCTTTTCTCAAAGAAAAAGAATTAATCCATGGCTCATCGGGTCTAACTACAGCCAAAGATATAACTAAATGGCGTCGCCAAGTAATTAAAGATAAAGAGAATCCACCTACAAATCATGTTAAGGTGACTCAATTTGTCGTATTAAACGAGACGAATGATTTAATTGGCATGGCAAGTTTTAATCACACGCTTTCTGCGTATCTTCAAATAGATGGTGGACATATTGCGTATTCAATCGGAATGAAATATCGGAGTAGGGGATATGCTAAACAAGTATTGATACAGGTACTAACCTATGTAAGAAAAGAAGGTTTAGCTAATAAAGTCCTGTTAACCTGTAATCAAAGAAATACTGCATCAAGATCAGTGATTATATCTTGTGGTGGACAACTAACAAAAGAAGTACAAATCAACCAACAATGCATTGAACATTATTGGATAGAGATAAAGAACAATTCTAATTTTAGTTAG
- a CDS encoding aminoglycoside 6-adenylyltransferase, translating into MTDTMQQLKQFFHEQEDLRVFGMNGSKVNPNIPEDKFKDYDVVFFTTDLEKYIKNASFLNKFGEVLIMTEPENDPVCPNELLKGKGYVYLVQYVDGLRIDLQIRLLETLTDYLAEDSLTLIIEDKDNLVKDLPILTESDYYLTKPSQLQVENSITEFWWMVPNILKATLRNQVLLAEFYLRLAREEVIQAITWTIAAKEGWDKNYGKEYTHSLNYLDKETRAQLSNSFVTGDSYKILTALREMIDLEERYGDMLVVDFNLDQEKYGEYKKIPYIYLKSKGESILAETFKKEVS; encoded by the coding sequence ATGACAGATACTATGCAACAATTAAAACAATTTTTCCATGAACAAGAAGATTTAAGAGTCTTCGGAATGAATGGTTCAAAAGTCAATCCGAATATTCCAGAAGATAAATTCAAAGATTATGACGTGGTCTTTTTTACAACGGATTTAGAAAAATACATAAAAAATGCCAGCTTTTTAAATAAATTCGGTGAAGTCTTAATTATGACAGAGCCTGAGAACGATCCAGTTTGTCCTAACGAGCTATTAAAAGGAAAAGGGTATGTTTATTTGGTTCAGTACGTGGATGGTCTTAGAATCGACTTACAGATTAGATTACTGGAGACGTTGACAGATTATTTAGCTGAGGATTCCTTAACGTTGATTATCGAAGACAAGGATAATTTAGTTAAAGATTTACCTATCCTCACTGAATCAGACTACTACTTAACTAAACCAAGTCAGTTGCAAGTCGAGAACTCAATCACTGAGTTTTGGTGGATGGTACCAAACATCCTAAAAGCGACCTTAAGAAATCAAGTGTTGCTTGCTGAGTTTTATTTAAGATTGGCACGTGAGGAAGTTATTCAAGCTATTACCTGGACCATCGCAGCTAAAGAGGGTTGGGATAAAAACTACGGAAAAGAATACACTCATAGTTTAAATTACTTGGATAAAGAAACGAGAGCTCAATTAAGCAATTCTTTTGTAACAGGAGATTCTTATAAAATACTGACAGCCTTAAGAGAGATGATTGATTTAGAAGAAAGATACGGTGATATGTTAGTTGTAGATTTTAATCTCGATCAAGAGAAATACGGAGAATACAAAAAGATTCCCTATATTTACCTAAAGAGTAAAGGAGAATCGATACTTGCTGAAACATTCAAAAAAGAGGTGAGTTAA
- a CDS encoding nucleotidyltransferase family protein — MTLDEFKQIIRDEPKLMDLLKIIEKLELKDCWLCAGTIRNYFWDYLSETKEYQLTTDVDVIFFDPTITYEETLKIEQELKNNYPNYQWELKNQVYMHSHNPNTDTYKSSLDALSKFPERCTAIGVRLKEGNIELIAPYGIDDIASFIVQPTPYFEEDSERMIAYQNRVTKKNWQEKWPQLVIKNN; from the coding sequence ATGACTTTAGACGAATTTAAACAAATTATTAGAGATGAACCTAAACTGATGGACCTTTTAAAAATCATCGAAAAACTTGAGTTAAAGGATTGTTGGTTATGCGCTGGAACCATTAGGAATTACTTTTGGGACTATTTATCTGAAACCAAAGAGTATCAACTAACAACAGATGTTGATGTCATATTTTTTGATCCCACTATTACTTATGAAGAAACCCTTAAAATAGAACAAGAACTTAAAAATAACTACCCGAACTATCAATGGGAACTTAAAAACCAAGTGTATATGCATTCTCATAACCCAAACACAGATACTTATAAAAGTAGTCTGGATGCCTTATCAAAATTTCCTGAGCGTTGTACAGCAATCGGCGTAAGACTTAAAGAAGGCAATATAGAACTCATTGCGCCTTATGGAATTGACGATATCGCTTCATTTATAGTACAACCAACACCTTATTTTGAAGAAGACTCTGAGCGAATGATTGCCTATCAAAATCGAGTCACAAAGAAGAATTGGCAGGAAAAATGGCCACAATTAGTCATAAAAAATAATTAG
- a CDS encoding alpha/beta hydrolase family protein has product MKKIMIKLLIALISLGVVLTGILLIGNNYQFKEEKVTIKTEKNSLSSVIVTPKEGNIKGTIFFVHGDGAQNATQDGGYYPIMERFAKQGYASVSWNKQGVGKSSGNWLDQSMDDRANEVSEVIDWVKINRPEIANKIGLWGASQAGWVIPKVDNKRNDIDFSILLAPGVNWLSQSEYYTANQAKDAGKTEKEVQQEVKKFRKDSDLIVEKKNYKEYLKSGGTSEMTEDRYQFVKRSMSLDATNDLKNMRSRVHLILGGKDKNVNSKNTEIAYRESIDPANLTVKTINDAEHRMVNPAIVDSEFLMTTTAIFVPKYYLVSEAFLDYSEELVKGE; this is encoded by the coding sequence ATGAAAAAAATAATGATTAAATTATTGATTGCTCTTATCTCTTTAGGAGTAGTGTTAACCGGGATTTTATTGATAGGAAATAACTATCAGTTTAAAGAAGAGAAAGTAACCATAAAGACAGAAAAAAATAGTTTATCTTCAGTTATTGTGACGCCAAAAGAAGGAAATATAAAGGGAACTATCTTTTTTGTCCATGGTGATGGCGCTCAAAACGCGACTCAAGATGGTGGTTATTACCCGATAATGGAACGGTTTGCTAAACAAGGATACGCTTCTGTTTCTTGGAATAAACAAGGTGTAGGCAAATCGAGTGGCAATTGGTTAGATCAATCGATGGATGATCGTGCTAATGAAGTGAGTGAAGTTATTGACTGGGTAAAAATAAATCGTCCAGAAATTGCTAATAAAATTGGATTATGGGGAGCTAGTCAAGCGGGTTGGGTAATACCTAAAGTTGATAATAAACGGAATGACATTGATTTTTCTATTTTACTAGCCCCTGGCGTTAATTGGTTAAGCCAAAGTGAGTATTATACGGCTAATCAAGCCAAAGATGCTGGAAAAACAGAGAAAGAGGTTCAACAAGAAGTCAAAAAATTTCGAAAAGATAGTGATTTAATTGTTGAAAAGAAAAATTATAAAGAGTATCTCAAATCTGGTGGAACAAGTGAAATGACAGAGGATAGATATCAATTTGTTAAAAGAAGTATGTCACTTGATGCCACGAATGATTTGAAGAACATGAGAAGTCGAGTTCATCTAATTTTAGGTGGAAAAGATAAAAATGTTAACTCAAAAAATACTGAAATAGCATACCGAGAGAGTATCGATCCAGCTAATTTAACAGTTAAAACTATTAATGATGCAGAACATCGAATGGTAAATCCAGCAATTGTTGATTCAGAGTTTCTAATGACAACTACAGCTATTTTTGTTCCTAAATATTACTTAGTGAGTGAAGCATTTTTGGATTACTCAGAAGAACTTGTTAAAGGTGAATAG